In a single window of the Melanotaenia boesemani isolate fMelBoe1 chromosome 22, fMelBoe1.pri, whole genome shotgun sequence genome:
- the LOC121633838 gene encoding proto-oncogene c-Fos-like yields the protein MHPDSSPEFDPCSSCSAASPGGDTPGCIQHPPDSLSSSVDSAEDSDTNAAGSFVPTVTAISTSPQLKWMVQPTAITSASASCGRAKTKTHGATQSSSSVTAKKAKPCNRKGSKEQPSKEEEERRRIRRERNKIAAAKCRNRRRELIDSLQAETDLLEEEKSSLQTEIANLLKEKERLEHVLASHNPSCKLPANDDSDREEDDVNSMLQDPPASPQLLSILENVKTPESNMTIGETTVSQDMDNVQCIPAAAILGNSNILLCSSAEKETLEDLKGDDLDDLVPSLEMQVTSETAASVPDIDLSGPFCLPDWETLYKSVASDLESLSTQIMSSSPTCSNYSTMFSFNYSEIESLSDSCEGLKGSLGVSELMKDSLNSPTLLAL from the exons ATGCATCCAGACTCCAGTCCTGAGTTCGACCCATGCTCCAGCTGTAGCGCGGCATCTCCTGGCGGGGACACCCCCGGGTGCATCCAGCATCCTCCTGATTCGCTTTCATCATCAGTGGACAGCGCCGAG GATAGTGACACCAATGCAGCAGGCTCCTTTGTTCCGACTGTGACCGCAATCTCAACATCGCCACAACTAAAGTGGATGGTGCAGCCAACAGCCATCACATCCGCCTCTGCTTCGTGCGGCCGCGCAAAAACCAAAACTCATGGCGCAACCCAATCTTCTTCCTCAGTAACTGCAAAGAAGGCTAAGCCTTGCAACAGGAAAGGGTCAAAAGAGCAG CCGtccaaagaggaagaggaaaggaggaggatcAGGAGAGAGAGGAACAAGATTGCTGCAGCAAAGTGCCGTAACAGACGGAGGGAGCTAATCGACAGTCTTCAAGCT GAAACCGATTTGCTGGAAGAAGAGAAGTCTTCCCTCCAGACAGAGATAGCTAACCTGctgaaggagaaagagagacTGGAGCATGTTTTAGCTTCACACAACCCCTCCTGCAAACTCCCTGCAAATGATGATAGTGACAGGGAGGAGGATGATGTAAACTCAATGCTGCAGGATCCTCCAGCCTCCCCGCAGTTGCTGTCCATCCTAGAGAATGTAAAAACACCAGAGAGCAACATGACAATTGGAGAAACTACTGTTAGTCAAGACATGGACAATGTCCAGTGCATCCCTGCTGCCGCTATTTTGGGGAACTCTAATATCCTTCTATGTTCCAgtgcagaaaaagaaactttgGAAGACTTAAAAGGAGATGATCTGGATGACTTGGTGCCCAGCCTAGAGATGCAAGTGACCTCTGAGACAGCTGCATCTGTCCCTGACATAGACCTGAGTGGTCCCTTCTGCCTCCCAGACTGGGAAACCCTTTACAAGTCTGTGGCAAGCGATCTGGAATCTTTGAGCACACAAATCATGTCTTCCAGTCCAACTTGTAGCAATTACAGCACAATGTTCTCCTTTAATTACTCTGAGATTGAATCATTGTCTGACAGCTGTGAGGGCCTCAAAGGCAGCCTTGGTGTTTCTGAGTTAATGAAAGATAGTCTTAACTCGCCAACACTTCTGGCCTTGTGA
- the LOC121633990 gene encoding proto-oncogene c-Fos-like — MMFTGFNTECDSSSRCSTASPSGDLGYYASPAGSYSSMGSPQSQEITDLTTSSASFIPTVTAISTSPDLQWMVQPLISSVAPSHRAHPYSTSPSPAYSRSAMKSAASKAHMTTKRGRAEQISLEEEEKRRIRRERNKQAAAKCRNRRRELTDTLQAETDKLEDEKSSLQNDIANLLKEKERLEFILAAHQPICKIPSELETDFPMSSISPTHSCLSTGVTSQPEASSITSSQPSLTSTSNSIFSSTSSVLSTATISGTTVKMTDLEASVLEESLDLLAKTEMETARSVPEVDLANSIYTNQDWEPLHSSTTNNDFEPLCTPVVTCTPACTTYTSSFMFTFPEAETFPTCGIAHRRGSNSNDQSSDSLSSPTLLAL, encoded by the exons ATGATGTTTACCGGTTTCAACACGGAGTGCGACTCTTCCTCACGCTGCAGCACCGCGTCCCCGTCCGGGGATCTGGGATATTACGCGTCACCGGCAGGATCTTACTCCAGCATGGGATCTCCCCAATCTCAG GAAATCACAGACCTGACAACATCAAGTGCCTCCTTCATCCCCACTGTCACGGCTATTTCGACAAGCCCAGATCTGCAGTGGATGGTTCAGCCTCTGATCTCCTCAGTGGCTCCTTCTCATCGGGCTCACCCCTACAGTACAAGCCCCAGCCCGGCATATTCCAGATCAGCCATGAAGTCTGCAGCATCCAAGGCTCACATGACTACTAAGAGAGGCAGAGCTGAACAG ataagccttgaggaggaggagaagagaagaATTCGCAGAGAGAGAAATAAGCAGGCAGCAGCTAAATGCCGCAACAGGAGGCGAGAGCTTACAGACACCCTGCAAGCT GAAACTGATAAGCTGGAGGATGAGAAGTCCAGCCTGCAGAATGACATTGCCAACTTGCTGAAGGAGAAGGAAAGGCTTGAGTTCATTCTGGCTGCCCACCAACCCATCTGCAAAATTCCCTCAGAGCTAGAAACAGACTTCCCCATGTCCTCCATCTCGCCTACCCACTCCTGCCTCTCCACTGGTGTGACCTCCCAACCAGAAGCATCCAGTATTACTTCCAGCCAGCCAAGTCTCACCTCAACCTCCAACTCCATCTTCTCCAGTACCAGCTCTGTCCTTTCCACTGCCACCATCTCTGGCACCACAGTCAAGATGACAGACCTGGAGGCCTCTGTTCTGGAGGAGTCCCTGGATCTGCTGGCAAAAACAGAGATGGAGACAGCACGGTCAGTGCCAGAGGTTGACCTTGCCAATTCCATCTATACAAATCAGGACTGGGAGCCCCTTCATTCCTCAACCACTAATAATGACTTTGAACCCCTGTGCACGCCTGTTGTGACCTGTACTCCAGCCTGCACCACCTACACGTCTTCATTTATGTTCACCTTCCCGGAGGCTGAGACCTTCCCCACTTGTGGCATTGCACACAGAAGAGGAAGCAACAGCAACGATCAGTCCTCAGATTCTCTCAGCTCACCAACCCTGCTGGCTCTTTAA
- the tmed10 gene encoding transmembrane emp24 domain-containing protein 10: MVAMARVAALLLLPVLIESVFSISFFLPVNSRKCLREEIHKDVLVTGEYEIGEQANTRTNLKITDSSSHTLYSKEDATKGKFAFTTEDYDMFEVCFESKSPMGTGRIPDQLVNLDMKHGVEAKNYEEIAKVEKLKPLEVELRRLEDLSESIVNDFAYMKKREEEMRDTNESTNTRVLYFSIFSMCCLIGLATWQVFYLRRFFKAKKLIE; the protein is encoded by the exons ATGGTAGCCATGGCTCGAGTTGCTGCGCTACTGCTGCTACCGGTTCTTATTGAATCGGTATTttccatttccttctttttaccGGTCAACTCCAGAAAGTGTTTAAGAGAGGAGATTCATAAAGACGTCCTCGTTACGGGGGAGTATGAAATCGGTGAACAGGCGAACACTAGAACTAATCTGAAG ATTACAGATTCATCCAGCCACACTCTTTATTCCAAGGAAGATGCAACAAAAGGAAAGTTTGCATTCACCACAGAGGACTATGACATGTTTGAGGTTTGCTTCGAAAGCAAGTCACCCATGG GAACTGGAAGAATTCCCGACCAGCTGGTCAATCTGGACATGAAACATGGGGTTGAGGCCAAAAACTATGAAGAG ATTGCAAAAGTGGAAAAATTGAAGCCTCTTGAGGTTGAGCTGAGGCGACTGGAAGACCTGTCAGAGTCCATCGTGAATGACTTTGCGTATatgaagaaaagagaagaagagatgcGGGACACCAATG AGTCTACCAACACACGTGTGTTGTACTTCAGTATATTCTCCATGTGCTGTCTCATTGGGCTTGCTACATGGCAAGTCTTCTACTTGCGGCGCTTCTTCAAGGCAAAGAAGCTGATCGAGTAG
- the eif2b2 gene encoding LOW QUALITY PROTEIN: translation initiation factor eIF-2B subunit beta (The sequence of the model RefSeq protein was modified relative to this genomic sequence to represent the inferred CDS: deleted 1 base in 1 codon), with product MPGPYKETDLTERVEAFLSDLKRGGSGTGPLRGSAETARETTALLRKITAQARWSSAGDLMEIIRKEGRRMSAAQPSETTVGNMIRRVLKIIREEYARSRGSSEEADQQESLHKLLTSGGLSEENFRQHFAPLKANVIEAINELLTELEGTTDNIAMQALEHIHSNEVIMTIGRSRTVEAFLKDAARKRKFHVIVAECAPFCQGHEMATELSKAGIETTVIADAAIFAVMSRVNKVIIGTQTVLANGGLRAINGTHTLALAAKHHSTPLIVCSPMFKLSPQFPNEEDTFHKFVSPHEVLPFTEGEILSKVNVHCPVFDYVPPELITLFISNIGGHAPSYIYRLMSELYHPEDHEL from the exons ATGCCGGGTCCATATAAAGAAACAGACCTAACAGAGAGAGTTGAAGCTTTTCTGTCCGACCTGAAGCGCGGGGGG AGCGGGACGGGACCTCTCCGGGGCTCGGCGGAGACCGCACGAGAAACGACAGCCCTGCTCCGCAAAATTACAGCTCAGGCTCGCTGGAGCAGCGCAG gtgaTCTGATGGAAATAATCCGGAAAGAGGGGAGGAGAATGTCTGCAGCCCAGCCATCAGAGACCACTGTTGGTAACATGATCAGAAGGGTGCTGAAGATCATTAGAGAGGAATATGCCAG GTCTCGGGGTAGCAGTGAGGAGGCAGACCAGCAGGAGTCACTCCACAAGCTGCTAACCTCTGGAGGGCTCAGTGAGGAGAACTTCAGGCAGCATTTTGCTCCCCTCAAAGCCAATGTCATCGAGGCCATCAATGAGTTACTGACGGAGCTTG AGGGAACAACTGACAACATTGCTATGCAAGCCCTGGAGCACATCCACTCCAATGAGGTCATCATGACAATTGGACGCTCACGCACAGTGGAGGCTTTCCTCAAAGATGCTGCACGTAAACGCAAGTTCCACGTCATTGTGGCAGAGTGTGCTCCCTTCTGTCAG GGACACGAAATGGCCACCGAACTGTCAAAAGCTGGCATTGAAACAACTGTGATTGCCGATGCTGCCATATTTGCTGTCATGTCTCGGGTTAATAAG GTCATCATTGGTACCCAGACAGTTTTAGCCAATGGTGGTTTGAGGGCAATCAATGGGACACACACTCTCGCCCTAGCAGCCAAGCACCACTCAACACCTCTCATTGTTTGTTCTCCAATGTTCAAACTCTCACCTCAG TTCCCAAATGAAGAAGATACCTTCCATAAATTTGTTTCCCCACATGAGGTCCTCCCTTTCACTGAAG GTGAAATTCTGTCGAAGGTGAATGTTCACTGTCCAGTGTTTGACTACGTCCCTCCTGAGCTCATCACACTGTTCATCTCTAACATTGGTGGACATGCGCCATCATATATTTATCGACTGATGAGTGAACTTTACCACCCAGAGGACCATGAGCTTTAA